One window of the Salvia miltiorrhiza cultivar Shanhuang (shh) chromosome 6, IMPLAD_Smil_shh, whole genome shotgun sequence genome contains the following:
- the LOC130990321 gene encoding uncharacterized protein LOC130990321: MKMMGEEDEVMKLGKKIRLMEEKEVAIVVVPLGMGVLLAYHMWLMLTIKRNPRRTVIGLNAESRRIWVSCMMADPLKNGVLAIQTIRNNIMASTLLATIAITLSSLISVYVSNESAGLHQEISAVSSVKFFAVLICFLAAFLCNVLSIRYYAHSSFLVTVPTFRDRKDAIEYVATNLNRGGLFWSLGLRAFYLSFPLFVWVFGPIPMFVCCCVMSFILYFLDTTTSFTRDLYSHSVSVDEDLEAALLQPT, encoded by the exons ATGAAAATGATGGGGGAAGAAGATGAGGTGATGAAATTGGGGAAGAAAATAAGATTGATGGAGGAGAAAGAGGTGGCGATAGTGGTGGTGCCCCTAGGGATGGGGGTGCTGCTGGCCTACCATATGTGGCTGATGCTCACCATTAAACGCAATCCCAGAAGAACTGTCATTGGTCTCAACGCCGAGAGCCGCCGCATCTGGGTTTCCTGTATGATGGCT GATCCACTCAAAAACGGCGTGTTGGCCATCCAAACCATTCGCAACAACATCATGGCGTCCACGCTCTTGGCCACAATCGCCATCACTCTCAGCTCCCTAATAAGCGTCTACGTCAGCAACGAATCCGCAGGCCTGCATCAGGAGATCTCCGCCGTCTCCTCCGTCAAGTTCTTCGCCGTGCTCATTTGCTTCCTGGCGGCCTTCCTCTGCAACGTGCTCTCGATAAGGTACTACGCCCACAGCAGCTTCCTGGTCACCGTCCCGACCTTCAGGGACCGCAAGGATGCCATTGAGTACGTCGCAACGAACCTCAACCGGGGCGGCCTCTTCTGGTCGCTCGGCCTGCGGGCCTTCTACTTGTCGTTCCCTCTCTTCGTGTGGGTCTTCGGCCCGATTCCCATGTTCGTGTGCTGTTGTGTCATGTCCTTCATACTCTATTTTCTTGACACCACCACCAGCTTCACCAGGGATTTGTATAGTCATTCTGTGAGTGTTGATGAAGATTTGGAGGCTGCTCTTCTTCAACCTACTTAA
- the LOC130990607 gene encoding uncharacterized protein LOC130990607 has translation MLPAYGLRILHPKREGDIVTLSVPKSEYQKKLDEFQFALIGRLIQRKGDRPRAFSDLTQELQTIWQCFDCQFVPMAKGFFVVKFPTLEEKKKVKANSSIQLSAGHVRFREWTRYFDPYKEVSSLAQIWVRVYYLPVELWTPVIIAGIGRALGHPLRIDNASAIGHVGHFARILVEIDMALPILNSMYVDDGDNSFYIEFSFESMPLFCSRCKLTGHSTDKCRKLVKDKDKQKIVEGSKEQDMQNAVTTVTKGDFLKPAWQPKDYSHETILEKTSGPITVPVKESDLPLIGNHFQLLEKDEEVDETIIADSDFIVRKKDEGVG, from the coding sequence ATGTTGCCTGCTTACGGGCTCCGCATTCTTCATCCCAAGAGAGAGGGAGATATTGTTACTCTATCGGTGCCAAAATCTGAATACCAAAAAAAACTTGATGAGTTTCAGTTCGCTCTGATCGGAAGGCTTATCCAACGTAAAGGCGACAGGCCGCGTGCGTTTTCGGATCTCACCCAAGAGCTTCAGACTATTTGGCAATGCTTTGACTGCCAATTTGTGCCCATGGCTAAGGGCTTCTTTGTCGTCAAATTTCCTACGttagaagagaaaaagaaagtgAAGGCGAATTCCTCTATACAATTGTCGGCTGGTCACGTCCGTTTCCGTGAGTGGACTCGATATTTTGATCCGTATAAGGAAGTGTCGTCTCTAGCCCAAATTTGGGTCCGGGTGTACTATCTTCCTGTTGAATTATGGACTCCGGTGATCATTGCGGGTATTGGTCGTGCACTTGGACATCCATTACGTATTGATAATGCTTCGGCTATTGGCCATGTTGGGCACTTTGCGAGGATCCTGGTTGAGATTGACATGGCTTTACCTATTCTTAATTCTATGTACGTCGATGACGGTGATAATTCGTTCTATATTGAGTTTAGCTTTGAATCTATGCCTCTGTTTTGTTCGCGATGTAAACTTACAGGCCACTCAACGGACAAATGCCGGAAACTCGTGAAAGATAAGGATAAGCAGAAGATCGTGGAGGGTTCTAAAGAGCAGGACATGCAAAATGCTGTGACTACCGTTACTAAGGGGGATTTTTTGAAGCCTGCTTGGCAGCCTAAAGATTATTCTCATGAAACCATTTTGGAGAAAACGTCTGGGCCTATCACGGTGCCGGTGAAAGAGAGTGATCTGCCTCTCATTGGTAATCATTTTCAGCTACTTGAAAAGGATGAAGAGGTGGACGAAACTATTATTGCGGATTCAGATTTTATCGTTAGGAAAAAGGATGAGGGAGTGGGCTAG